The sequence TACTGTGGTCCAAGTTCCCCATACAACAGGATAACTATAGTGTTTTTACAAATTTTCCACAAAAATGTTTATCCACCAAGTTTTAAATTGTACTTTGGGGCCGATATGGTGTCATTCGCGAGCTGAATTTGACCCATGAATAGCCCTAATGTATAGGTACTCATTATTGTCAGAGCACAGGCTTCTGATTGCGGGAATGGTTGCTAATATTGAACACAAATTACAGCGCTCCACAATTAGGCAAATATCTCAGTCGGTTTTCAGTCTATTATTTTTATATACTGTAATTCTTTGACATGCTTCAAGGTCTTAaccatcaaaatgtaaaaaaaattgaatacatGCACACTGGAAAGTCTCACCCCACTGATGACGTATCCAGGGTCAGACAAGAGGATGATGGGAAGAAGTCGTGGATGAGAACTGTAGTGTAGTCGTTCTGGCATGTCCTCCTTTTTGTACACATGGAGGTGAGGGTGTCCTCCCTTCAGAGCTTGATAGACTTTCTCCAGCTTCCCTTCTTTTGGAAGCAGCATTCCAACAGGCCCATAATCTAAAAGTTGGAACTGGATATCCTTGAAGCTGAAGCCCGGAATCTTAGACAAGACGATCCTCTGAATTTGTCCTTCAGGTAAGATTTTAGTCATCCCGTGGTCAGCAGTAATGATTATGTTGAGTCTGTCAGTTAAACCGTGAAAAAAGATCTTGTCCCGGATGTAGCCTACAGTACGATCCACTTGCTGGACCATTTTCTGGCATTCAGGGGAATCAGGTCCATATTTGTGCCCAACTAAATCTGGTTCTCCAAAGTACAAGGAGACAAAGTCCAGGTCCTGTTGGTGGAACCACTCTCCAATCACCTTATCGATGTTTAGTCTCCATTCTGTCTCGTTTCCATGATTATAGATAGGAGGTTCCACCTGCTTCACATTCACTGTTTCTCCTTTGTAGGTAGCAGCTGTGCCAGGAAAATGCAGAGACCCTGTTCTTAAACCCTAAAAGTTCAAACACAAACAACAGTGCTTAacttgtagttcttgtttggttcCAAGAGCATGAACCACACAGTACAGTGTTTTTTAGTCCAGACGTCATAGGCAATAATTGATTtttggattttatttatttatttgaaccaTTCTTTATTCCGGGTGGAATGATATTCAACATGTTTCACACCTGAAATTTTGTTGGGGCACCAGGAGCAGACACTCTTTGGAGGGTGAATCAATTAGAATTTGCCCATAACATGTAATTAGCCATAGTTTTGTTTCCAACATGCTTAACAGGTTAATACATTAGACCTCCGTGTCTCAGCAATGACTGttattgttcacttcctgtgtttaacATAGCCATATGTTCCCATGCTCCAATAAacaaagaatacatttttttttaaattttagtgtTGTTAAATAGAATGAACACAATGAAAGAAGAGAGTCGTGGGAAACTAAAAGATTGGAAGTACAGTGTATGGACAAATACCTTCCTTGTTGTAGGCTTATTGTTGGAGGACGAAAGGGTTGTGAAATGTATCTACAGATATTTCCATTCATCCAGGTAATTTTATTCTTATtatggatgggaattgataaaatTCCACTTTTGATTCAGCTTAACGATTCCGGTCATTATCGGTTATCTACGTAtggagtccaagtgtccatgcacactctctaatgcgactattcgTCATATGCCATGTGCACTGGGGGGGCGCTATTTCTTTCTAGCGCAGATAAAGGAAttccttttccggttgacctatgacgacACACTAGCCGTCTGCGGATCCatacaacttgttttaagtgatgtccgctgtaatattggcacagattacaaacatTACATCTTGAATggctatgttgatgttaaatagcagacagtatCAAGAAATGAGCATaaggctactaccaagaatgtatcgggacgGATAGAAGGAGTTCTAAATCTGAAGGAAAAGACCGTTTCTGCCCTGACTGAtatccagatgaaggttgctattgttctggactatcttgccagttgtgctgAAAGTGAATCAGTTGgcttgcacaaatgcagcgtgaagagatTTGTGTACGCTTTTTTATTCGCCTTTAATCTACCTGCTTCATTCTATTTCATCTCATTCGTATCTCGTTAGAGAGTCTGAATTAAGCCGGTATTCTACATTTtcttagctaccttcttaaataaatctatGTTTCTTTTTTCTACCATCGATGTACTTTCTACCCTCCGCCCCCTAGAGATCTGGTTTCCGATCGcaaaatccaggtgtgttagtccgacttttcaaaaactgaACACGATCATAAGATGTAGGAGGCTGATTTCGAGtccaactatttgagaaatcggactaatttaggtCATGGACACGTACAGGTCTTAAGTGGCCGACAACCTCTATGGGGTGCCATGGTCAGGACTCCGGGGTTCCccagaaaaaaaactttttgaaaattattatagTAGAGTAATAAAATTAACTGTCTACGGTAGAAATAAACACAATATTATGTAACATGATTTTGTTTAAATGATGTATGAGCTGAGTGCTCAAAAGTAAAACTAAGTCAAATAGTGACAAATACAAGCAAGTCAAGTTAAATAACTCCAGCCTTTGTGCCACTTTTGTGCCGTGCACGGTAATGTCATGCGTGCCCACAGGAATCGACAAGGGAATCATTAACAAAACTGTCAAATCATTCCCAGGCATTGAAACCCTGGGAGCCAGTTCTATGAAACAACCGTTTTTTGATTACCATCCCTAATTCTCAGAGCATTCAATCAGTCAGttggtcttagaagacgtttcgctgctcattagttcatgctcatagactagatctcaccaatctaaatctatgagcataaactgatgaaaACTACTGAAATGTGTTCTAAGACAAACCGAACCGACCAGTTTGAATATCCGGAGTATATTGAAATTCAAATGCCTCAGAGGTATAACTGTTATCATGCAGTATCTTGCAAATGTAAACTCTAAAACTtatcttcactttttttttttgatgacacAAGACAAATGTGACGAACCAGCAATGGCACAAACCTACTTTCATTGACTCTCTGGAAGAAAACCAATGGAATTCATCAGACAAAAATCCAACCTTTTGTATGAGGTATTAAAGAAACATAAACATATCTGGATGAACCTGTCTTTGTGCCGTTATCCAGATGGGTAAGCTGCCATTGTCCCAATAGGAATCGACAAACTGAGCTGCATGGTACTGCTTCTTCTCCTGAGTGGTTGTGTTGAACCAAATGTTGTGGATTACCCCGTGATTCTCTACGAAATTTCCTGGGTTGAGAAAGGGGCAAAAATACACAAGAAATGAGAACAGATTGCTATTtacatgaatataaacattaaTGTATGCCTGATTTCTGTGTGAAATGTAGGAATGGGTCACAGCAGCACTCTGTATTGCGCTAATAATATCCTCTGTTTCAGTCCGAGCCTGGTGCATTTAAAATGCAATATGATGGGCGATTGCAAActgaaatgtaaacaaacaaaatgcGGAAATTGAATTAtgataaacaatattatacaGTATTGAGCTGTATTGAAAGCAGGGgtcgttatttaaaaataatcttCAAGCCAAGATATGGTCAAGGTCTCAACATTTTGTGTAGCATCACAATTTAGTGCCTTAAAGAGACCACTCAGTCTACTTTTTAGGTTGTTTTTGGAGAAAATATTTTACAATTCCACAGTGTCCTGTTTTACATGAGACATAACAACTTCCCAACTCAGGATTGTACCTGAGAGGCAGACACCCACTTTTCCCAGACATTAAATGTCTTGTCTAACAATTGTCAAATTGGAGCACTGCTGATATAATACGGAACATTTCCGGGGACATGGCTTGAAATTTTTTTCTATTATTCTCCTCTCTTTGTTCCGGAGTAGGCAGAGCCTCAACATTGAAGTTAATAAACACCAGCCAGAATTACAAGTCTCATGTAGGCATGTACGTGACAAAACtctgagtttagtttgttttgtttgaAGGAATAATTTACTTATCGATCCACAGTTACCTAAAGTTTGAAAATCTTTGACCACTCATATAAAGTCAAGACAGAGTCTGTGTTGGAAAATGCCTCATTGGAAGAAGAAGTCACATCCATGGTCTTCCTTTGACCATAATAATTGAATCCATCCATGTCTATAAAGGTTCtcgttcatccaggtcattgtcatctcagggcattcaatcgatcgcaactggactattTGGTTTGTCATagaagactagatccgaccaatctaagcctatgaacgaactgatgaagcctacttggatgagcggcaaaacgtcttctaagtcaaaccaaacagtccacttGCGATCAGTTGAATGCCCTGAGGTGAATGAATTCATGTTTGTCATTGGATTTACAGATATCAAGGACTGGAGGGAGAATCAGctgggaagtttaaaaaaaatgtcagatGAATGGAAATGGCCATTCTTGAAGACATGGAATAATATTTACTGCTGCCATCCTGCCAGCAACTTGATGGGCCTATAATCATAATCTCTTCATCATTCAATATTAGCTCAAGTGCCTGTCACTGATGTCAGTAACTAAAAAAGGGCCCTCAGGTACCTTTATAAAGTTATGAAATCATAACAATTCCAGCCATTCCACCTCTGAGATTTGATGTGTACTACAGACCATTCCAGGACTTCACCTAAGAAGTTTCATCCATATTCTATGTAGcattttagaattaaaaaaaatcttctgAACTCTGCCAAAAAGACCATTCATGTCGTTACCATCAGAAAGCAATTATCAAAAAATTACCAGCGATCATTCAGCTATTCTACCTCTGGGATTTACAAACTCATGCCAGGATACCTGAAAGAAAGTTTaatccaaatctgattttttttaaaaagaagtacCGGTATTTTGAACTCTATAATTAGGACTACTTTCACGTCAAATATCACGGAGCAATTTACTGTCATTCAACCAATGCACCTCTGGATTTACTCATGTAGAGGTAGTCAAATACAAATCTTTCTGGGTGACACTTTTCTGCCTCCAAATACATCGAGTCAATGTTGATGCCAAAGAGCTCAATTTTGGTCTTATCTGACCACATCACATTTTCCCAAGCCTTGTTTGCATCATTCAAAAAAGTTCAAGCTGAGTCAGATTAGATGGAcacatttatgtttgttttttagcCATTTAATTGTAGCCTTGCTTTATGTTTATGGTCGTTATCCTGCTGAAAGGTGTATCCCAGTTTTAAAGTTTTGGGCAGACTTCAGCAGGTTTCTCGACAGGATTGCCCTGTACTTTGCTCCATCCATCTTCCCATCAATCCGGACGCTCTTCCCTGTCCCTGCTGCACAAAAGCAGCCCCAGAGCATGCTGCTACCACCACCATATTTGACAGCGGGGGTGGTGTGCTCATGGCTTCTGGTAAACTGCAAATAGGATTTGttatggttttattttttttcccgtaGAGACTACATTTGTGCAGTGCACGACTCTTAGTCATCAGGTAGACAGATTGCCCTATCtgagttaaagtgccaatgattgtcacacacacactaggtgtggtgaaatttgacctctgcatttgacccatccccttgttcaccccctgggaggtgaggggagcagtgagcagcagcggtgctgcgcctgggaatcatttttggtgatttaacccccaattccaaccttgatgctgagcgccaagcagggaggtaatgggtcccatttttatagtctttggtatgactcggccggggtttgaactcacaacctaccgatctcagggtggacactctaaccactaggccactgagtaggtcagtaGATTTTGCAGTTTGTCCAAAGTCACCATGGTCCCAGTGCCTGCATGTCTAATCAGGGCCATCCTTGTTCGGGCTGTAAGTTTATTTGTACGTCCTTGTCTTGGTATGTTTGTAGTTGTGCCAAGCTTCTTCCACTTCAGGATGATGCTTTGAACAGTGCTCCGTAGGATGAGCAAAGCGTGGGAAATATTTTTGTAGCCTAGGTTGTTAAGCCTAGGTTAGACTTCTCCACACTTTTATCTCTGACCTGTCTCGTATCTTCCTTGgatttaaaggggaatattatcaccagacctatgtaagcatcaatatataccttgatgttgcagaaaaaagaccatatatttttttaaccgatttccgaactctaaatgggtgaattttggcgaactaaacgcctttctattattcgctctcggagcgatgacgtcacaacatgatgtcacatcgggaagcaatccgcca is a genomic window of Nerophis lumbriciformis linkage group LG11, RoL_Nlum_v2.1, whole genome shotgun sequence containing:
- the LOC133611026 gene encoding ectonucleotide pyrophosphatase/phosphodiesterase family member 7-like; the protein is MSNAFLCLVITYHIICPACNAAPAGTLSGSPRNKLLLISFDGFRWDYDRDLETPNLDKMAMDGVKAIYVTPPFLTITSPAHFSLLTGNFVENHGVIHNIWFNTTTQEKKQYHAAQFVDSYWDNGSLPIWITAQRQGLRTGSLHFPGTAATYKGETVNVKQVEPPIYNHGNETEWRLNIDKVIGEWFHQQDLDFVSLYFGEPDLVGHKYGPDSPECQKMVQQVDRTVGYIRDKIFFHGLTDRLNIIITADHGMTKILPEGQIQRIVLSKIPGFSFKDIQFQLLDYGPVGMLLPKEGKLEKVYQALKGGHPHLHVYKKEDMPERLHYSSHPRLLPIILLSDPGYVISGFAPLQFNKGDHGFDNEVMDMKAFFRAVGPNFQKNLIVDPFDLVNVYPLMCHLLGIQPEHNDGHLDNTKHMLTPKKNTGSDHEGAEGNTQTEALIGLISVTGFLVLVFIVTVSYNTCKRTKA